The Tistrella mobilis genome window below encodes:
- a CDS encoding alpha/beta fold hydrolase, with protein MSRAAIRHEPEETPQTTAKAPRRPGSRVRKRQPETRPTPEPQPLPPPSLPPPAETLFPRKGPRPMPYHLGMTSALLTSSVAALPMLRDGSLPWAPHLAARGAHLTQVLQGLDPAVIGAEVAAEAKRRLEALLAGVNRYRDHPYVRDLPDPPVIWQEGATRLLDYGAADPLGFTPGDDGLRGEGRIALFVPSLVNRHYVMDLSRRRSLMRWLMVRGFRPLLVDWGVPTGTELNLSIEDYVARRLGAMIAHASDLAGGPVPVVGYCMGGLLTIAGVQLARDRVARMALMATPWDFAAGDTAERRLIRVLGRSILKTVEQTGSMPVDMLQILFVATDPAMVPRKFRDFAALDPESDAARDFVALEDWLNDGVPLAGPVARTVVHDWYGTNKPAEGCWEVAGETIDPGVLAPMPVLVAVPERDRIVPPPTAAALADILPDARLIRPAAGHIGMMVGSRSAKELWEPLAHWLCEEPAPAARRRRRSPPRK; from the coding sequence ATGAGCCGAGCCGCAATCCGCCACGAGCCGGAAGAGACGCCGCAGACCACGGCAAAGGCGCCGCGCCGGCCGGGAAGCCGGGTACGGAAACGGCAGCCCGAGACCCGGCCGACGCCGGAGCCCCAGCCTCTGCCGCCGCCGTCTCTGCCCCCACCGGCGGAGACGCTGTTCCCCCGCAAGGGGCCACGGCCGATGCCCTATCATCTGGGGATGACCAGCGCCTTGCTGACCAGCTCCGTCGCGGCCTTGCCGATGCTGCGCGACGGCTCTCTGCCCTGGGCCCCGCATCTGGCGGCACGGGGGGCGCATCTGACCCAGGTGCTGCAGGGGCTTGATCCCGCCGTCATCGGTGCCGAGGTCGCGGCCGAAGCGAAACGCCGGCTGGAAGCTCTGCTGGCAGGCGTCAACCGCTATCGCGATCACCCCTATGTTCGCGATCTCCCCGACCCGCCGGTCATCTGGCAGGAGGGTGCGACCCGTCTGCTGGACTATGGCGCCGCCGATCCGCTGGGTTTCACCCCGGGCGATGACGGCCTCAGGGGCGAGGGTCGCATCGCCCTCTTCGTGCCGTCGCTGGTCAACCGCCACTATGTGATGGACCTGTCCCGCCGGCGCAGCCTGATGCGCTGGCTGATGGTCCGCGGCTTCCGCCCCCTGCTGGTGGATTGGGGCGTCCCGACCGGCACCGAACTCAACCTGTCCATCGAAGACTACGTCGCCCGCCGGCTGGGTGCGATGATCGCCCATGCCTCGGATCTTGCGGGCGGACCCGTCCCGGTCGTCGGTTATTGCATGGGCGGGCTGTTGACCATTGCAGGCGTCCAGCTGGCCCGCGACCGCGTCGCCCGCATGGCGCTGATGGCGACGCCCTGGGATTTCGCCGCCGGCGACACGGCGGAACGGCGCCTGATCCGGGTGCTGGGTCGGTCCATCCTGAAGACGGTGGAGCAGACCGGCAGCATGCCGGTCGACATGCTCCAGATCCTGTTCGTGGCCACCGACCCGGCCATGGTGCCCCGCAAATTTCGCGATTTCGCAGCCCTCGACCCCGAAAGCGATGCCGCCCGGGATTTCGTGGCGCTGGAAGACTGGCTGAACGACGGCGTGCCGCTGGCCGGGCCGGTCGCCCGCACGGTGGTTCACGACTGGTACGGCACCAACAAACCGGCGGAAGGCTGCTGGGAGGTGGCGGGAGAGACCATCGATCCCGGGGTGCTGGCCCCGATGCCGGTGCTTGTGGCCGTGCCGGAACGCGACCGGATCGTGCCGCCCCCCACCGCGGCCGCCCTGGCCGACATTCTGCCCGATGCCCGGCTGATCCGGCCGGCAGCCGGGCATATCGGCATGATGGTGGGCAGTCGTTCAGCGAAAGAACTCTGGGAACCGCTCGCGCACTGGCTGTGCGAAGAGCCGGCCCCGGCAGCGCGGCGGCGACGGCGCAGCCCCCCTCGAAAGTAG